A segment of the Ignavibacteriales bacterium genome:
GAAGAATCATTGCTGATCACTGTAGAAAAACCATCGATAACAAGAGTTTGTTCTTCAGTTCCGGTTATTCTTTTAAGTTGGATGATTGTATCATTTCTGGTCTTATCAATCAACCGGTAAGATGGATGAGTATCGTTATTAAATTTGGATTTATTAAAGAACTCAACCCGATAGTCATGATTATCTTTAAGCGAATCCGGATCAACAATTTCAAAGTTTACATCTCCGGTAGCGGGACCAAATTTTTGTTTGTTCAACAGGTCAGGTTTTACATATCCAGCCGCAGGAGCGCGTGGTGTAACAACCGCAGTATTAATGTCGGTCTTGTATTTTCCATTTATATCTACTTTAATTATGCTTGTTGTTTCTGATGGTGGAATTCCCTGGAACTGTCCTGTAATTGAAGTATCAGTAAAACCTTTATCATATGAAACGACAGCATAAAAATAAGTCTGACCATTTTGTACTGTAGTGTCTATGAATGAATGTTGTAAACCAGTATCGTCGCCAAGATTAAACAAAGCTCCGTTAACATTTACAGGATGGAGACCTTTAACTCCATCAATTAAATCGAATTGAGCAAGCGGTTTTCTAAAAGTTGGATTTCCATAAGCATCAGTAATAAGTTTATCTTCAAGAAAGTTTGCTTCTGTACTACGATAAATTCTGTAACCTTCAAAATTATATCTTTGATAAAAAGCATCAAATGTTCGTTCAGCTCTGTCATCCCAGTACAAAGTTACTCTGCTATCTCCGGAAATGGCTTTTACAATCGGTTTTTCCGGTGGTTTTGCAAACCGGTAATTAGCATTATAAATTTGCTGAACTGTTTTCTTTCTTCTGAACAAATCATCCTTACCTATAGCAAATATAAGCGACATTGAAAATCTTTCTGTTTCACCAGTTTCTTGTTGTACGCCGGTATTAAGGCTGTAAGTGTTCCTTCCAAACAAATGAATGAAGTAAGAAGAAAAATAATTTGCAAGATTTACTCCAATTAACGATTGACCATGAGGTGCCGGCAATGCCGATAGTCCCTGCCAGTTTCGTTCATCATTATTTAAATCGTATGGCGTGTGAGTTGGAAAGATTAAAAATCCTGTTAAACCTAATTGATCAGATTCATCCTTATCTAATAAACCAAAGTTCGGTTCACCTTGATCCGGTTTTCCATTTCCTTCGGAACCATCCAAATCTGCACCGGTGTAACCTTCATCGTAAGGACCAATACCATCAGTACCAACATCATCATTTAATGGTTCACCCGAATCCCATTTATCATTTTTATTTACATCGGTATAAGTGCGCCAGTTGGCATTTTCATCTGCATCCCAGTGCTTTCGCCACGAATAGGTAAAGAATTTTTTAAATTTAAGTGTATCCTGGGAAGGATCAACTATAAACGGATCCTGGTTGATATTTTCAATAAATGTTTTTGCAGTGTTATCTCTTCTTTCATCAGTAAGCCCATCACCATCATTATCTTTATAATCATTGGAAATTCCGGGACTTTCCAGAAATGCATAACCGGAAATTCCCACCGGGCTCCAATTGCCCGGGCTTCCAAACTGAGTAGTTGACCAGGCGTAGGAAATATCAAGCACTTCATCATAATCGCCGGCATTGTTGGAAGAATTGTCGTGCCCGCCGATTCCCCAATCAATATATTGAGCAAACAATGCTTTGGTATAATCGTATGTTCCCATGTTTGTAATTTCATAAAACCAAAAAATTACATCTTCAGCAAGAACCTGCGACCATTGAAAACCTCTTGCACGAACCTGCATTCCCAGTCCGCCTCGTGTTGTATCATTTGCATCCGGATGGAAATTATTTTTTAGAATATATTCTCTATCTTCATTATCATCAAAAACAAAGTAAGATTCCAGATCTGCGTTCTGAACTCCTTTACCAAAAAATCCATTCCATGCTCCATCCCAATCATTCAGTCTATCGGGCCAATGCAGTGGCCACGATGTTGGATCGTTACTTTGTGCAGGGCTTTCTCCATAAGGATTCCGGTAACCAGATAGTGGCCACCAGCCATAGGTTACACCGGTTGCAATATCATGGCGTAGGTACTCATAATAATTTGTTTCAAGCGGATGGATAGTTCTACCTGAAGGATCTTTTGCCTCTGCCTGAACAATAATGGCTATACCATCTACATAAGTATGATTAGTGCCTTTGGGCCATACACCGCTTCGCGATGGCTCGTTTTGCCAATCAGCAATTTCACCAAAATTATAGTAAACGGTAGAAACAAGATTTCCATCCATAAATCCTTTTTTTGAAAAAATATGATTGCCTTTGTTTTTATCAATTACTCTCTGGGCTAAAACTGCTCCGGAAAGAAGAAATAAAAGAGTACTACCGATTAAAATTTTTCTTAGCACTCCAAACCTCCATATAACATTTTTCATAGATGATAATAAATAAAGTAGATGTTCATTTAATATTTTTAATCTTTTTCTTGATCAAGTGCGAGAATTTTTTTAAAAACTAACTGACGCACCAAGGATTATTTGTCTTGGCGCTGAATAAAAATCTGGTCTGGTATAATACTCCTGAATTGTATTTATTCCACGCGGCTGCTGTTGCGCACGGGTCACTTCTAAAGAATAACCTGCTCGTCCTGTATCATTAAATATGTTCAGCTCATTTGCAGTATCAAACAGATTATAAACTTTTAAAAAGACCGCAAAACTGTTATCCAGGAATTTCAAATACTTTGTTACATATAAATCAATATTAAAAACTGCGGGACGAGTATCGCTGTTTTCCAATCCTGTTCTTTGATTTTGAAGCGCTGGTGTATATGGCAAGCCAGAACCTAATCTACCAATAAGACTAGCGATAAAATTATCCGGTTCGCCGTAAGTAACTGTAAAGTTTAATGAGTGCCGCCTATCCCAATCCAAAAGTACAAGCTGTTTGTTAGCTTCTACCGGTGGATTTGCCTGCGCTTTGTTAAATGCATCGTTAGGATCGGAAGCGTTACCTTTTGCGATTTGATAAGTGTAATCTATGTTGGCAGCAAAACCTTCAGAAAATCTTTTATCAAGCGAAATGATAAATCCGCTTACAGCGCCGTAATCCCTGTTAATAAACTTTGCAAACTTTTTAAAATCATTTTTAATATGAATTTCCGTTCCTAATAAATTCCTGATGTCTTTATAATAAGCAGTTACGCTAATTCCAAGAACATCTGTTAAAGCTTGCTGCAAACCGATTTCATAAATTGTTGTACGTTGTGGTTCAAGATCTGCATTGCCAATCATGTTTCCAACAAAATCAGGGAAACTTCCGGTTAAAGGAATTCTGAAATTTGGATTTCGGTACAAAAATTCAAATGGCGGGATCTGAAAGAAATGCCCGTATGAAATATGAATTGCACCCTTATCGGACATTGGATAAGAAATTCCTAAACGTGGAGAGAGCTGATACTTTACTTTAGCTTTCTTAAAATAATTATCAGGGAAAGGAGGCTTCAATGCATCTAATGCGGAAAGGCTATCAGGATATAGAATTACTTCACCATCTGGTTGGAAGTAATCGAACCTTACACCAACGTTAACAATCAAATAATCCAATTCAATTTTATCCTGTATATATCCGGAAAACTGGTAAGGATTGTTTGAGTAAGTATTATAATCAAAATTGCCCGGCTGTGGCAACGTAGGTTTGAAATTGCTTTCTGCATCAACGTGAATTTGAAAATCTTTATAATCAAGTTTGTGTAAGTTTAATTCAACACCGGCTTTTATTTCGTTTAAGTTATCAATCTGCGAAGTTAAATCTAATTTAGCAGTCATTGTTCTTGTTTTATGAGATTGTTGCCAGTTCTCAGTTCCACCAGTTAAAAATGCATTTCCGCTTACATCGCGCAGTCTGGCTGGATCCACATACCCCGGATGGTAACCGGAACCAGGTGAATAATAACCAAGAGAAAGTGGATCTTCCACAACATACTGTTTTGCTTCTGTTGAAAAGTATGAGGCGATCAAATCCATAAAAGTTGCTTTACCAAAAACATGGTTGTAAGATGCACTTCCCAATACTGTTGTTTGAAATTTCTGATAATCACCATCCGGATTATATTTGTATTGATGATTATAATCCTTGTACTTTCTATCCTGGTACATTCCAGATAATGTTAAACCTTTTGCATTGCCAAGTTTAAAGTTTAGTTTGCCTTGCAAGGTATATCTTCTGGAAAAATTCATTGAAACATACTTGCCATCACCGGTTTTAGTTATGTACCAGTTCTTAGGATCGTTAGCAGAAAAATCTGATGAATCTGAGGGATTAAAAATTCTTTTGCCGTATAGAAAGCCGTCATCATACAAATATTTTCCGGAAAGTAGAAAACTAACAACCTTATCCGTACCTGGAACAGGACCGCTCAGGTTCCCTTGAAAATTATAATTATCCTTCGGTGAAATATGATCAACATTCATAAACAAACTTTTTCGGTTAGTATAATAATCACCGGTATAAAGTGAAAAATCCCCGGATAATTTTTCACCTGCAATTTTTGTAACCTGGTTAACCACACCAGATAATGCTTCTCCATATTCTGCATTAAACGTACCTGTAATAACCTGAACTTCCTGAACAGAATTAACTTCCGCAAAAATGGAAGCATCGCCGCTGAATGCATCGTTTACTGAAACACCATCAAGCAGATATTTTACTTCGCTGCTTCTGCCACCGCGAACGTGCCCATCTACAACGCCTGCCTGTAAATTAATTACTGATTGAACATCCTCCAATGGAAGCATAGAAATTTGATCACCGCTTATCTTTGCTTCTGTGGAAGTTAAATCTTTTTGAATAATTGGACGTGCTGCTGTAACGATTACATTTTCTAATTGAATTACCTGTTCACCAAGCTTTATATCGATCTTTGTAGTTTGATCAACAGATACTCTAACATCAGTAATTGTAACAGGGGCGTATCCAATTCCGGTTGCTTTAACTTGATAGACACCAGGCGGGATATTTAAGATAAAATAATTTCCATCCACATCAGTGGAGGCTCCCATTGAGGTTCCGACAAGAACAACATTAATCCCAATTAAAGGCTCATTGGATTTGGCATCCGTAGCTTTACCGGAAATTTTTCCCGTCGTACCGGCAAATGTGTTGCAAATTAAAAATGAAAATAAAATTACGTTAGTAATTAAAAAGCGAATGGTGCATTTAGCACTAAACATAAGCTCACCTGTAAGTTGTAAAATTTATTACATACTTTATTTCTTGGAATAATTATCAAACATATTTTGAAAGAAACATATTTAATTACCGGAAATGAAATTTATATCTATATGACAAAATCAAAAAAAGAAAGCAGGTCGGAAATTAATCCGACCTGCAACTTTATTATTTCAACAAGATCATTTTTCTAACCTGGTTGAACTTACCTGCTTCTACCCTGTAGATATAAGCTCCGCTTGAAACCTTTTCACCACTATTAGTATCGCCATTCCAGATAACGTTATAAACGCCGGAATTTTGTTGGCTGCTAATTAGTGTTTTAACTTCTCTGCCTAGCATATTATAAATCTTAACGGTTACGTAAGAATTTTCAGGTAACGAATAGCTGATTGTAGTTGATGGATTAAACGGATTAGGATAATTCTGTTCAACTGCAAATTTAACCGGAATAATTTTATTCGTTTCAATACCGGTTGTGTTACCTATAACTTTTACTGTTAGATCATCCCAGTAAACCGTTCCTACAAATCTTGAATATACGTGCAGTCTTACTTCCAAGCATTTTGCTTCTGGATCTGTTATTACTGGCCAATCTATATAATATTGTGTCCAGTCAAATGATGTTACACTTGGGAATGTGAAATGCAAGTCTGGTTGACTGCCTACATTATTATATCCATCATTGTTTCCATTGCCCTTAAAGAATGCTGGGGTAAAGCCTACTGACCACGTCTCTGGATATTTTGCCGCTGAATCTGGTACCAGGTTTGCCGCTTTGATCCATACACTTATTCGTAGTACATCGCCAGCTTTTACATTATTTAATTGGAACATATTTCCGGCTGGTGAATTTGTAAGTTTTCCTCCGCCTTCATTCAACAACATTCTTTTTGTTCCAACAAATCCATCCTGCGATCTTCTGCCTGCCGGCATATCGAACTTTAATGACCACTGCCCACTGTGTGCTTCTGATGATAATCTTGTGTTCTCAAAGCCTGCATCTAGTCTTCCATCATTACCTCCTATTGGTGGTAACCAGCACGTCCAGCCTTCTGGTAAATCTACGCCGGTGTTCCAATCCTGTCCAGCCCATGCTCCGCCTCTGCCGATCAAGATAAAATCATCTGCCCACACTGTACCGGTTGCATCTTTTCCACCTACAAATGTTATTATCGTTCTATAGGCATCTTCCGGTAATATTGTCTCGCCTACTCCATTCGTGTCGGCTATCCAACCGCTGCTTGTTGCTGTGCTCTGGTCTATTGGTAACTTTGTTTCTCCTATCAGCGTTCCTGCCTGATTGTAGAATGTGTAGCTTATCCACCACTTCTGGTCATCATTGGCTGGATTGGTGTTTATTCCTTCTGTCTTTACATATCCGCCTATTAGTATGTCTACATTCTTATTATGTGTTGGTGACCAGTAATCGCACATATTGTCACTCTCCCACATTGCAGCTTCTGCTGTTGCTGTCT
Coding sequences within it:
- a CDS encoding TonB-dependent receptor; this encodes MFSAKCTIRFLITNVILFSFLICNTFAGTTGKISGKATDAKSNEPLIGINVVLVGTSMGASTDVDGNYFILNIPPGVYQVKATGIGYAPVTITDVRVSVDQTTKIDIKLGEQVIQLENVIVTAARPIIQKDLTSTEAKISGDQISMLPLEDVQSVINLQAGVVDGHVRGGRSSEVKYLLDGVSVNDAFSGDASIFAEVNSVQEVQVITGTFNAEYGEALSGVVNQVTKIAGEKLSGDFSLYTGDYYTNRKSLFMNVDHISPKDNYNFQGNLSGPVPGTDKVVSFLLSGKYLYDDGFLYGKRIFNPSDSSDFSANDPKNWYITKTGDGKYVSMNFSRRYTLQGKLNFKLGNAKGLTLSGMYQDRKYKDYNHQYKYNPDGDYQKFQTTVLGSASYNHVFGKATFMDLIASYFSTEAKQYVVEDPLSLGYYSPGSGYHPGYVDPARLRDVSGNAFLTGGTENWQQSHKTRTMTAKLDLTSQIDNLNEIKAGVELNLHKLDYKDFQIHVDAESNFKPTLPQPGNFDYNTYSNNPYQFSGYIQDKIELDYLIVNVGVRFDYFQPDGEVILYPDSLSALDALKPPFPDNYFKKAKVKYQLSPRLGISYPMSDKGAIHISYGHFFQIPPFEFLYRNPNFRIPLTGSFPDFVGNMIGNADLEPQRTTIYEIGLQQALTDVLGISVTAYYKDIRNLLGTEIHIKNDFKKFAKFINRDYGAVSGFIISLDKRFSEGFAANIDYTYQIAKGNASDPNDAFNKAQANPPVEANKQLVLLDWDRRHSLNFTVTYGEPDNFIASLIGRLGSGLPYTPALQNQRTGLENSDTRPAVFNIDLYVTKYLKFLDNSFAVFLKVYNLFDTANELNIFNDTGRAGYSLEVTRAQQQPRGINTIQEYYTRPDFYSAPRQIILGASVSF
- a CDS encoding T9SS type A sorting domain-containing protein, which gives rise to GSQPDLHFTFPSVTSFDWTQYYIDWPVITDPEAKCLEVRLHVYSRFVGTVYWDDLTVEKLELPTLNMAGGFENALPSYWHKIEPGNAKLEWVTDQSRSMARSLKITKTATAEAAMWESDNMCDYWSPTHNKNVDILIGGYVKTEGINTNPANDDQKWWISYTFYNQAGTLIGETKLPIDQSTATSSGWIADTNGVGETILPEDAYRTIITFVGGKDATGTVWADDFILIGRGGAWAGQDWNTGVDLPEGWTCWLPPIGGNDGRLDAGFENTRLSSEAHSGQWSLKFDMPAGRRSQDGFVGTKRMLLNEGGGKLTNSPAGNMFQLNNVKAGDVLRISVWIKAANLVPDSAAKYPETWSVGFTPAFFKGNGNNDGYNNVGSQPDLHFTFPSVTSFDWTQYYIDWPVITDPEAKCLEVRLHVYSRFVGTVYWDDLTVKVIGNTTGIETNKIIPVKFAVEQNYPNPFNPSTTISYSLPENSYVTVKIYNMLGREVKTLISSQQNSGVYNVIWNGDTNSGEKVSSGAYIYRVEAGKFNQVRKMILLK